In Psychrobacter ciconiae, the following are encoded in one genomic region:
- the mutY gene encoding A/G-specific adenine glycosylase, whose protein sequence is MIDVVHPKFSQPANHLDSFAPRLLDWFDTHGRHDLPWQQHKTDSPNPYIVWLSEVMLQQTQVTTVLPYFARFMQSFPTVQDLANADWDLVAEHWAGLGYYARARNLHKGAKQLVAVIETTGDFPQSLQDWEAISGVGRSTAGAIMAMGLHKYGVICDGNVKRVLTRWAAIDGDITKSATDKILWELATRLTPTDDAGHFAQAMMDLGATLCTRRNPNCHACPLQNDCLAHAQGRETDFPVKAKKAPKPSKFSKVLLISNNSDEILWLKRPDNGIWGGLWSLPLIFDKKVQMDKKTKLEVTITAEQDDALFDNEMSTAEQIIYNLILNSDVELTPCSQDLFDDAPIKHSLTHFHWYLTPYQTRFSNENVQILSENLRQADIDFQWLDSKSAKAALGLPRAMEKVLDDF, encoded by the coding sequence ATGATTGACGTTGTTCACCCAAAATTTTCCCAACCTGCCAACCACCTCGACAGCTTCGCCCCGCGCTTACTCGATTGGTTCGACACCCACGGTCGCCACGATTTGCCGTGGCAGCAGCACAAAACTGACTCGCCAAATCCCTATATCGTTTGGCTGTCTGAGGTCATGCTTCAGCAAACCCAAGTCACCACCGTGCTGCCCTACTTTGCACGATTTATGCAATCATTCCCAACAGTGCAGGATTTAGCCAACGCGGATTGGGATTTGGTCGCCGAGCACTGGGCAGGGCTTGGCTACTATGCTCGCGCTCGCAATTTGCACAAAGGCGCAAAGCAATTGGTCGCGGTGATTGAAACAACGGGCGATTTTCCGCAATCGCTGCAAGATTGGGAAGCCATTTCAGGGGTTGGGCGCTCAACCGCAGGCGCAATCATGGCGATGGGGCTGCATAAATACGGCGTCATTTGCGATGGCAACGTCAAGCGGGTGCTCACGCGCTGGGCGGCAATCGACGGCGACATCACCAAATCGGCAACGGACAAAATCCTTTGGGAACTTGCCACAAGGCTCACCCCAACCGATGACGCCGGACACTTTGCCCAAGCCATGATGGATTTGGGAGCTACGCTTTGTACGCGCCGAAATCCAAATTGCCATGCCTGCCCGCTACAAAATGATTGCCTCGCTCACGCCCAAGGCCGCGAAACTGACTTTCCGGTTAAAGCCAAAAAAGCGCCCAAACCAAGCAAATTTAGCAAGGTCTTACTCATCAGCAATAACAGTGACGAAATTTTGTGGCTTAAACGCCCTGACAATGGCATTTGGGGCGGGCTTTGGAGCTTGCCGCTAATCTTTGATAAAAAAGTGCAAATGGATAAGAAAACTAAATTGGAGGTCACCATCACCGCCGAGCAAGATGACGCGCTTTTTGACAATGAAATGAGCACCGCTGAGCAAATTATTTATAATTTGATTTTAAATAGCGACGTTGAGTTAACGCCTTGTAGTCAAGATTTGTTTGACGACGCGCCCATCAAGCACAGCCTGACCCATTTTCATTGGTATTTAACGCCATATCAAACAAGATTTAGCAATGAAAACGTCCAAATCTTAAGCGAAAACCTTCGCCAAGCTGATATCGACTTTCAATGGCTTGATAGCAAATCGGCAAAAGCGGCGTTAGGATTGCCGCGAGCGATGGAAAAGGTGTTGGACGATTTTTAA
- a CDS encoding acyl-CoA thioesterase yields the protein MSEDCQLIDELLATVALTEIRPDVFEGQSHDYVGARIFGGQVLAQALMAAAKTLNEDKPCHSLHGYFLRGGDIDKPVIYEVRRLRDGRSLSAREVTAFQCQSVSGGAPDLQVIFSMMASFSPMEDGLEYQEDMPVYPPPEDLLAEQDLKEQYVGKVPDALKARFMRKRHVEIKPVKPRDPIHPEPMKPRQANWLRIKQLGEQPQAIQQALLAFSSDFYLVGTGLMSHGVSFMTSGLQAASIDHSMHFHRAFDLNDWLLYDMWSDTTSNAKGLNHGQFWQDGKLVATVQQEGLMRLRLPKC from the coding sequence ATGTCAGAGGATTGTCAACTGATTGATGAGCTGCTTGCCACGGTAGCGCTCACCGAGATTCGCCCCGATGTGTTTGAAGGTCAAAGTCATGACTATGTCGGCGCGCGCATTTTTGGCGGTCAGGTGCTCGCGCAAGCGCTGATGGCAGCAGCAAAAACGCTCAATGAGGACAAGCCGTGCCACTCCTTACATGGTTATTTTTTGCGCGGCGGTGATATTGACAAGCCTGTGATTTATGAAGTTCGCAGGCTTCGCGATGGCAGAAGTCTGTCGGCTCGAGAAGTCACCGCCTTTCAGTGCCAATCGGTCAGTGGCGGTGCACCAGATTTACAGGTGATTTTTTCAATGATGGCATCGTTCTCCCCAATGGAAGATGGTCTTGAATATCAAGAAGATATGCCTGTTTATCCGCCACCGGAGGATTTGCTTGCCGAGCAGGACTTAAAAGAGCAATACGTTGGCAAAGTTCCCGATGCGCTAAAAGCACGATTTATGCGCAAGCGTCACGTCGAAATCAAACCCGTCAAGCCGCGTGACCCCATCCACCCTGAGCCGATGAAGCCTCGGCAGGCCAACTGGCTGCGAATCAAACAGCTTGGCGAGCAGCCGCAAGCCATTCAGCAAGCGCTATTGGCGTTTTCGTCCGATTTTTATTTGGTTGGAACAGGGCTGATGTCGCATGGGGTCAGCTTTATGACCAGTGGGCTGCAAGCGGCAAGCATTGACCACTCGATGCACTTTCACCGCGCCTTTGATTTAAACGATTGGCTGCTTTATGACATGTGGAGCGATACCACATCAAACGCTAAAGGCTTAAACCACGGTCAGTTTTGGCAAGATGGTAAGCTTGTGGCGACCGTTCAGCAAGAAGGGCTGATGCGGCTGCGCTTGCCAAAATGCTAA
- the rapA gene encoding RNA polymerase-associated protein RapA, with protein sequence MTTSASALHNKTFAVGQRHLSDTETELGLGVVIDVDDRCVHILFPQSEETRVYAKNSAPLSRVVFKAGDSICDQDGNTFVVNGVDEVMGVVKYSVDGHDKAIMETRLAANITLAKPLERLLAGRIDRGDWYDLRQDMLRMQAALSSHPLKGLMGARVDIIEHQLYIAHEVGKRIAPRVLLADEVGLGKTIEAGLIIHQQLLSGKAERVLILVPDSLQYQWMIELRRRFNLNFALFDLVRTAAIKEHNPEQNVFLTEQCIIAGMDLLLDHPDLYDQAMEAGFDLLVVDEAHHLHWDAAQGGNEKYDLVADFAEETAGVMLLTATPEQLGVESHFARLRLLDPNRFDDLDEFIASQEAFSDTAAVARVLIDDQPLSDGQIKALTNLLGVDSDELVNINDDEKLRAYALNELLDRHGTGRVLFRNTRESVTGFYGRQSQPHPLPLPESWVGSYQTCGKLREQLWGEENKPDGSWLEDDPRVPWLIDILKSSLKHEKVLLIARSGATVESLEAVLRLHAGIKTAIFTEQMTLLERDQAAAFFADSEGAQILLCSEIGSEGRNFQFANQLILWDLPANPDTLEQRIGRLDRIGQTKQITLHVPFVSGTAQERLYLWYDRALNIFNQISPTAQSVQEQFIAELKPLLEGEDSADNRAALDELISDAKATRLELEAALQEGRDRLLEYNSCRPRVAGRIKEAMIDFDKNNLLAPFVDRFLASANIDYSVQRDGTWVITPVDSSEANEFIEALPLGGEDGMTLTFEREQALKREEVEFITYEHPLIQAIYELASSSTFGNTTVAMLKSNAMPQGMIMLEVNFRVEAIAPKLLNLPAMLPMQNIRIFLSEQGGDLSQKISAEMIMPHVERLDKNRARQVIKVRSDVIEKRYHEAEALAKAQLDDIGEQAAARFSQQWGREIKRLKHLQSINPNVRDSEIERLEQLQSQGEQALANLSLVPDSIRVLVAVKP encoded by the coding sequence ATGACAACTTCTGCTTCTGCACTGCATAATAAAACTTTCGCTGTGGGTCAACGCCATTTATCGGACACTGAAACTGAGCTTGGGCTTGGAGTGGTGATTGATGTGGATGACCGCTGCGTTCATATTTTATTCCCGCAAAGTGAGGAGACTCGCGTTTACGCGAAAAATTCAGCGCCGCTATCGCGGGTGGTATTTAAAGCAGGCGACAGCATTTGCGACCAAGATGGCAACACCTTTGTGGTCAATGGCGTCGATGAGGTCATGGGCGTGGTCAAATATAGCGTTGACGGTCATGACAAAGCCATCATGGAAACGAGGCTTGCGGCAAATATTACCCTTGCCAAGCCATTAGAGCGCTTGCTTGCCGGTCGCATTGACCGCGGCGATTGGTACGATTTGCGCCAAGATATGCTGCGGATGCAAGCGGCATTATCCAGCCACCCTTTAAAGGGCTTGATGGGCGCTCGCGTTGATATTATTGAGCATCAGCTTTATATCGCCCATGAGGTTGGCAAACGCATTGCTCCGCGAGTGCTGCTTGCCGATGAGGTGGGTCTTGGTAAAACCATTGAAGCAGGGCTCATTATCCATCAGCAGTTATTGTCCGGAAAAGCCGAGCGCGTGTTAATTTTGGTTCCGGATAGCTTGCAATATCAATGGATGATTGAACTTCGCCGTAGGTTTAACTTAAATTTTGCCCTGTTTGATTTGGTTCGCACCGCTGCCATTAAAGAGCACAATCCTGAACAAAACGTCTTTTTAACCGAGCAATGTATCATTGCGGGCATGGATTTGCTGCTCGACCATCCTGACCTTTATGACCAAGCCATGGAAGCTGGCTTTGACTTGTTGGTTGTTGATGAAGCGCATCATTTGCATTGGGATGCGGCGCAAGGCGGCAATGAAAAGTACGACTTGGTTGCTGATTTTGCCGAAGAAACGGCAGGGGTCATGCTATTAACGGCAACGCCTGAGCAGCTTGGCGTTGAAAGCCATTTTGCAAGGCTGCGACTTCTTGACCCCAACCGCTTTGATGATTTGGACGAATTTATCGCAAGCCAAGAAGCCTTTAGCGATACGGCGGCGGTCGCTCGCGTGTTGATCGATGACCAACCATTAAGCGATGGTCAAATTAAAGCACTAACCAACTTGTTAGGCGTTGATAGCGATGAGCTTGTTAATATCAATGACGATGAAAAATTGCGAGCTTATGCGCTAAACGAATTGCTTGACCGTCATGGTACAGGTCGCGTGTTGTTCCGAAATACGCGTGAGAGCGTCACCGGATTTTATGGCAGACAAAGTCAGCCGCACCCGCTGCCCTTGCCTGAATCTTGGGTCGGCAGTTATCAAACTTGCGGCAAGCTTCGCGAGCAGCTTTGGGGTGAGGAAAATAAACCTGACGGCAGCTGGCTTGAAGATGACCCGCGCGTGCCTTGGCTGATTGATATTTTAAAATCAAGTTTGAAGCATGAAAAAGTGCTGCTGATTGCTCGAAGTGGCGCGACGGTTGAAAGCTTAGAAGCGGTTTTGCGGCTTCATGCAGGGATTAAAACGGCGATTTTCACCGAGCAGATGACCTTGCTTGAACGTGACCAAGCGGCGGCATTTTTTGCGGACAGTGAAGGCGCTCAGATTTTACTTTGCTCGGAGATTGGTTCAGAAGGTCGCAATTTTCAATTTGCCAATCAGCTGATTTTATGGGATTTACCGGCAAATCCGGACACCCTTGAGCAGCGTATCGGTCGCCTTGACCGAATTGGGCAAACCAAACAAATCACCTTGCATGTGCCGTTTGTTTCAGGAACGGCGCAAGAGCGCTTGTACCTTTGGTATGACCGCGCGCTCAATATTTTTAACCAAATATCACCAACTGCGCAAAGCGTTCAAGAGCAGTTTATTGCTGAATTAAAGCCGCTGCTTGAAGGTGAGGACAGCGCTGATAACCGCGCTGCCCTTGATGAGTTAATTAGCGATGCCAAAGCCACGCGCTTGGAATTAGAAGCGGCATTGCAAGAAGGTCGCGACCGTTTGCTTGAATATAACTCGTGCCGACCTCGCGTTGCCGGTCGCATCAAAGAGGCAATGATTGATTTTGATAAAAACAATTTGCTTGCGCCGTTTGTGGATCGCTTTTTGGCATCGGCAAACATCGATTATAGCGTTCAGCGCGACGGCACTTGGGTGATAACGCCGGTCGATAGCAGCGAGGCAAATGAGTTTATTGAAGCCTTGCCCCTTGGCGGCGAAGATGGCATGACCTTGACCTTTGAGCGCGAGCAAGCGTTAAAGCGCGAGGAGGTTGAATTTATCACCTATGAGCACCCCCTCATACAAGCGATTTATGAGCTTGCCTCAAGCAGCACCTTTGGCAATACCACGGTTGCTATGCTGAAAAGTAACGCCATGCCGCAAGGGATGATTATGCTTGAGGTTAACTTTCGGGTTGAAGCGATTGCGCCAAAATTATTAAACTTGCCTGCCATGCTGCCGATGCAAAATATCCGCATCTTTTTAAGTGAGCAAGGCGGCGATTTGTCTCAAAAAATCAGCGCTGAAATGATTATGCCGCACGTTGAGCGTTTGGATAAAAATCGTGCCCGCCAAGTCATAAAAGTTCGCAGCGATGTCATTGAAAAGCGCTATCATGAAGCTGAAGCGCTTGCCAAAGCTCAGCTTGATGATATCGGCGAGCAAGCTGCCGCCCGCTTTAGCCAGCAGTGGGGTCGCGAAATCAAGCGCTTAAAGCATTTGCAATCGATTAATCCCAACGTCCGCGACAGTGAGATTGAGCGTTTAGAGCAATTGCAATCCCAAGGCGAACAAGCGCTTGCCAATTTGTCCTTGGTTCCTGATTCCATTCGCGTGTTGGTGGCGGTGAAGCCTTAA
- a CDS encoding D-2-hydroxyacid dehydrogenase, producing the protein MRAVFLDKGTFSEGIDLPAPKGVSDYVTFNETPQDDAIIIERCQNADIIIANKVKIGADVIRQLPPLKLIQLTATGLDNVDGDACKAHNVELYNVAGYAVKSVPEHTFMLMLAAMRATNYYHEKVVDGSWQDNGNFCLLDIPLIDLEDKTLGIIGVGTIGKRVTDIARAFGMEVLWAEHQNRAPRNAEYTAFDEVLARADVISLHCPLTDATRHLINEKTLAKMTNKPLLVNVARGGIVDSQAITDAINNEQIIGYATDVFEQEPITDDDPLLTLKDHPRVIFSPHNAWGSKGAQLKLWDILSHQVSDFIKNNNE; encoded by the coding sequence ATGCGCGCGGTATTTTTAGATAAAGGCACGTTTTCAGAAGGCATTGACCTGCCTGCCCCAAAAGGCGTGAGCGATTACGTCACCTTTAACGAGACCCCTCAAGACGACGCCATCATCATTGAGCGCTGCCAAAATGCGGACATTATTATCGCCAACAAAGTCAAAATCGGCGCGGACGTTATCCGCCAACTGCCGCCATTAAAGCTGATTCAGCTGACTGCCACTGGTCTTGATAATGTAGATGGTGACGCTTGTAAAGCTCACAATGTTGAGCTTTATAACGTTGCCGGTTACGCGGTCAAAAGCGTTCCTGAGCATACCTTTATGCTGATGCTTGCGGCGATGCGCGCGACCAATTATTACCATGAAAAAGTCGTTGATGGCAGCTGGCAAGACAACGGTAATTTTTGTCTGCTTGATATTCCGCTCATTGATTTGGAAGATAAAACCCTTGGCATTATTGGTGTTGGCACGATTGGCAAGCGCGTGACCGACATTGCCCGCGCCTTTGGTATGGAAGTGCTTTGGGCGGAGCACCAAAACCGCGCGCCGCGAAATGCCGAGTATACCGCCTTTGATGAGGTGCTTGCTCGCGCCGATGTGATTAGCCTGCATTGCCCCTTAACCGATGCCACGCGCCACTTAATTAATGAAAAAACGCTTGCCAAAATGACCAACAAGCCGTTACTGGTTAACGTGGCTCGCGGCGGCATCGTTGACAGCCAAGCCATCACCGACGCGATTAACAATGAGCAAATTATCGGCTATGCCACCGACGTTTTTGAACAAGAACCCATCACTGATGACGACCCGTTATTAACCTTAAAAGACCACCCGCGCGTCATCTTTAGCCCGCACAACGCTTGGGGCAGCAAAGGCGCTCAGCTTAAGCTTTGGGACATTTTAAGTCATCAAGTGAGCGACTTTATTAAAAATAACAACGAATAA
- a CDS encoding RluA family pseudouridine synthase has protein sequence MPISDEVVAQLNLQESQFSQDFFKAFAQSITVYEDNDIWVVDKPAGLLSVDGKSLKVSLLSRLYRANPKVKLIHRLDMDTSGLMIFAKNAAAQSQISKQFIERLPQKTYQARVMGRWLKIGETGRIDVPVRYEPETKPRHIVDLTWKKNALTLFKVLAHESVDGIEVTRVQLKPVTGRSHQLRVHMLHAGHVMIGDPIYAEGTALNIAPRLNLHAQSLRLKHPVLGAWMDWESAVPF, from the coding sequence ATGCCGATTTCTGATGAGGTGGTGGCGCAGTTAAACCTGCAAGAAAGCCAGTTTTCGCAAGATTTTTTCAAAGCCTTTGCCCAAAGTATCACCGTTTATGAAGATAATGACATTTGGGTGGTCGATAAGCCGGCAGGATTGTTAAGCGTTGATGGCAAGTCGCTAAAGGTCAGCTTGTTATCAAGACTTTACCGCGCCAATCCCAAGGTGAAACTGATTCACCGTTTGGATATGGACACCTCGGGACTCATGATTTTTGCCAAAAACGCTGCCGCGCAAAGTCAAATTAGCAAGCAATTTATTGAGCGCTTACCGCAAAAAACCTATCAAGCTCGGGTGATGGGGCGTTGGCTTAAGATTGGCGAAACTGGTCGCATTGACGTTCCGGTTCGTTATGAGCCTGAAACCAAACCGCGCCATATCGTAGATTTAACTTGGAAAAAAAACGCGCTGACTTTATTTAAAGTATTGGCTCATGAATCGGTTGATGGCATTGAAGTCACCCGAGTTCAGCTCAAACCCGTCACCGGTCGCAGCCATCAGCTTCGCGTCCATATGCTTCATGCCGGTCATGTGATGATTGGCGACCCGATTTATGCTGAAGGTACGGCGCTTAACATTGCCCCACGACTGAATTTACACGCGCAATCCTTGCGATTAAAGCATCCCGTGCTTGGCGCTTGGATGGATTGGGAAAGCGCCGTGCCGTTTTAA
- the trxA gene encoding thioredoxin, with the protein MSASIVNTTDANFDQDVLQSETPVLVDFWATWCGPCRAIAPVLEELADEYQGRVKIVKVDVDQNPQAASRFGIRNIPTLFVFKNGEKVDSVMGLQPKGELARVLDKHL; encoded by the coding sequence ATGTCAGCTTCTATTGTTAATACCACCGATGCCAACTTTGACCAAGACGTGTTGCAATCAGAAACCCCCGTTTTGGTCGATTTTTGGGCAACGTGGTGTGGTCCTTGCCGCGCGATTGCGCCTGTACTTGAAGAGCTTGCCGACGAGTACCAAGGTCGCGTAAAAATCGTCAAAGTCGACGTTGACCAAAACCCACAAGCCGCTAGCCGCTTTGGTATCCGTAATATCCCAACGCTATTTGTCTTTAAAAATGGCGAAAAGGTCGATTCAGTGATGGGACTGCAGCCAAAAGGTGAGCTTGCTCGCGTTCTTGATAAGCACCTTTAA
- the rho gene encoding transcription termination factor Rho, whose product MNLTELKKKTISELLGIAKDMGLDNMARSRKQDIIFAILKTHARNGEAIYGDGVLEVLPDGFGFLRSSEGSYLAGPDDIYVSPSQIRRFSLKTGDSIAGTIRPPKDSERYFALLKVGEINFDTPDRSRHKLIFENLTPLFPTEQLKLEIGNGTTEDLTGRIIDLIAPIGKGQRSIIVAPPKAGKTMLLQSIAQSITKNNPECYLIVLLIDERPEEVTEMERTVRGEVVASTFDEPPQRHVQVAEMVIEKAKRLVEHKQDVVILLDSITRLARAYNTVSPSSGKVLTGGLDANALERPKRFFGAARNVEEGGSLTIISSALIDTGSKMDSVIFEEFKGTGNQEITLERDLAEKRVFPAINIKKSGTRREERLLDEDKLRKVWILRKLLQPMEGVQATEFLLERLKEAKTNDEFFEQMTRKSQN is encoded by the coding sequence ATGAATCTTACAGAACTTAAGAAAAAAACCATCTCCGAGCTTTTAGGAATCGCCAAAGACATGGGTCTTGACAATATGGCGCGAAGCCGAAAGCAAGACATCATTTTTGCTATTTTAAAAACCCATGCCCGAAACGGCGAGGCGATTTATGGCGACGGCGTTCTTGAAGTGCTTCCCGACGGTTTTGGCTTTTTGCGCTCCTCAGAAGGCTCGTACTTAGCAGGTCCTGACGATATTTATGTCAGTCCAAGCCAAATCCGCAGATTTAGCCTAAAAACAGGCGACAGTATTGCCGGAACCATCCGACCGCCCAAAGACTCTGAGCGCTATTTTGCGTTATTAAAAGTTGGCGAAATCAACTTTGACACGCCCGACCGCTCACGCCACAAATTAATTTTTGAAAACTTAACGCCGCTATTTCCAACCGAGCAATTAAAGCTTGAAATCGGTAACGGTACGACCGAAGATTTAACCGGTCGCATCATTGATTTGATTGCGCCCATTGGTAAAGGTCAGCGCTCAATTATCGTCGCGCCGCCAAAAGCCGGTAAAACGATGCTTTTGCAATCCATCGCCCAGTCCATCACCAAAAACAACCCTGAATGCTACCTTATCGTTCTGCTTATTGACGAGCGTCCCGAAGAAGTTACCGAAATGGAGCGCACCGTTCGCGGTGAAGTGGTTGCCTCAACCTTTGATGAGCCGCCCCAGCGCCACGTTCAAGTTGCCGAGATGGTCATCGAAAAAGCCAAACGCTTGGTTGAACATAAGCAAGACGTGGTGATTTTGCTTGACTCCATCACAAGGCTTGCAAGAGCCTATAACACCGTCAGCCCCTCATCAGGCAAAGTGCTGACTGGTGGTCTTGATGCCAATGCCCTAGAGCGTCCAAAACGCTTTTTTGGGGCGGCACGAAACGTCGAGGAAGGCGGCAGCTTGACCATCATTTCAAGCGCGCTGATTGACACCGGTAGTAAGATGGACAGCGTGATTTTTGAAGAATTTAAAGGCACAGGAAACCAAGAAATTACCCTTGAGCGCGATTTAGCGGAAAAACGGGTATTCCCTGCCATTAATATCAAAAAATCAGGAACGCGCCGCGAAGAGCGCTTGCTTGATGAAGATAAACTGCGTAAAGTTTGGATTTTGCGAAAACTTTTGCAGCCTATGGAAGGGGTTCAAGCAACTGAGTTTTTACTTGAGCGCTTAAAAGAAGCCAAGACCAACGACGAGTTTTTTGAGCAAATGACGCGCAAATCACAGAATTGA
- the ypfJ gene encoding KPN_02809 family neutral zinc metallopeptidase, whose protein sequence is MKWQGREGSSNVRTSSGGKLMGGGIGGIIIAGILWLVFGVNPITALQTGESIAGGKATSTEPAGDDTRDERFVKVVLRDTELVWGQVFRDAGETYREPQLILFNGQISSACGAATSATGPFYCPSDQTVYLDTSFFVEMRQNLGIVGDQQGSGDSENQGRAGDFAEAYVIAHEVGHHVQTLLGITQQVNEAARRVSPAEANRLSVYQELQADCFAGVWANRNEQRIGFLEAGDVEEAINAASQIGDDRLAQASGRAVVPDNFTHGTSQQRVEWFSRGLNSGNIESCDTFGGA, encoded by the coding sequence ATGAAATGGCAAGGTCGAGAGGGTAGCTCAAATGTCCGCACCAGTAGCGGCGGAAAGCTTATGGGCGGCGGTATTGGCGGCATTATTATTGCGGGGATTTTGTGGTTGGTTTTTGGGGTAAATCCTATTACTGCTTTGCAAACTGGCGAAAGCATTGCAGGTGGCAAAGCCACGAGCACCGAGCCTGCAGGTGATGATACCCGCGATGAGCGTTTTGTTAAGGTGGTATTAAGAGACACTGAGCTGGTTTGGGGTCAGGTATTTCGTGATGCAGGCGAGACGTACCGCGAGCCTCAGCTGATTTTATTTAATGGTCAGATCAGTTCAGCTTGCGGGGCGGCAACATCAGCAACCGGACCTTTTTATTGCCCAAGTGACCAAACGGTTTATTTGGACACCTCATTTTTTGTGGAAATGCGCCAAAATTTAGGAATCGTTGGCGATCAACAAGGTTCAGGAGATAGCGAAAATCAAGGTCGGGCAGGGGATTTTGCCGAAGCTTATGTGATTGCCCATGAAGTTGGTCACCACGTCCAAACGTTACTTGGCATCACTCAACAAGTGAATGAAGCGGCAAGACGTGTAAGTCCTGCTGAAGCAAATAGATTATCGGTTTATCAAGAGCTGCAGGCGGACTGCTTTGCAGGAGTTTGGGCAAATCGTAACGAGCAGCGGATTGGGTTTTTAGAAGCCGGCGACGTTGAGGAAGCCATCAATGCCGCCAGCCAAATCGGTGATGATAGACTCGCGCAAGCCAGTGGTCGAGCTGTCGTTCCTGATAACTTTACCCATGGCACAAGTCAGCAGCGGGTTGAGTGGTTCAGTCGCGGTTTAAATTCTGGCAATATAGAATCCTGTGATACTTTTGGCGGTGCTTAA
- a CDS encoding integration host factor subunit alpha — MSTLTKSDMIEHLMQRLNLTRQEGRCLVENFFEELSDSLIEGKEVKLSGFGNFELKDKNSRPGRNPKTGEPVNVSARRVVTFKTGQKFRQQIDAQLFDKQA, encoded by the coding sequence GTGAGTACGTTAACCAAATCTGACATGATTGAGCACTTGATGCAGCGCTTGAACCTGACTCGACAAGAAGGTCGCTGCCTCGTCGAGAACTTTTTTGAAGAGTTGTCAGACAGCTTGATTGAGGGCAAAGAAGTTAAGCTTTCAGGATTTGGAAATTTTGAATTAAAAGATAAAAACAGCCGACCCGGTCGCAACCCAAAAACCGGTGAGCCCGTCAATGTCTCGGCGCGGCGCGTGGTGACCTTTAAGACAGGTCAAAAATTTCGCCAACAAATTGACGCGCAGCTGTTCGACAAACAAGCCTAG